The following proteins are co-located in the Purpureocillium takamizusanense chromosome 10, complete sequence genome:
- a CDS encoding uncharacterized protein (EggNog:ENOG50KOG0158~COG:C~TransMembrane:1 (o25-47i)), with amino-acid sequence MANFTESVTLDHLSGTMMEERQQNLGPVLMIATALAVVMVSSMTRYLKSVSKQVSFGSFLGKPLRNIPQVPGYPILGILPQMCKQGLYSSAMKSLFDAARDCGISSSAAVGIPVVFIRDPAIIRQVLVQNSNSITRLAPDGSGPFNIMQRITGTIAASANGEDWHRWRKGFLKDFSNATALRQAYDDIRLIARRHVQAMRDAKSGSDLGRVMEAYALDSVWSVTIGDDTVSKSSADITDVMAGYGDIVGDPSHLWRHFFRNFFSFKSFQDPDYVERNVGAHINRVLHKLLNRNLTNLDPETLFCNGRKSNFLRNTSRESGGTSEIPVTQDVLAQARQVFSLGHEAPTLLLVWAIYELSLHPDVITKLRREILQNMPDSGDLDFETLRTMSYLDAVTSELLRVHPPISTTSRIVTEPIPVQTRTNDTAVIPAGAHLFASIHLLHHDKLVWGDNADEFVPERWEGLRASAAESRCEYMPFLTGPRGCPSSNFVMIQMKTMLVELLTQVDIELPNSAGLEKCIGGVVKPSRPVEYNLKELCI; translated from the coding sequence ATGGCAAACTTTACGGAATCCGTGACGCTCGACCACCTATCAGGAACCATGATGGAAGAGCGTCAGCAAAACTTGGGGCCCGTCCTCATGATAGCCACGGCTCTGGCTGTTGTTATGGTGTCCAGCATGACCCGCTACTTGAAATCCGTTTCCAAGCAGGTCAGCTTTGGCAGCTTCTTGGGCAAGCCCCTCCGCAACATTCCACAAGTCCCGGGATATCCGATACTTGGAATCCTTCCTCAGATGTGCAAGCAAGGACTTTACTCCTCTGCCATGAAGTCCCTTTTCGACGCTGCTCGGGACTGCGGCATTTCCTCTTCCGCTGCCGTTGGAATCCCCGTCGTTTTCATTCGTGATCCTGCCATCATCCGCCAGGTCCTGGTGCAGAACTCCAACAGCATCACTCGGCTGGCACCAGATGGCAGCGGCCCGTTCAACATTATGCAGCGCATCACGGGAACCATTGCCGCGTCTGCCAACGGCGAGGACTGGCATCGCTGGCGCAAGGGCTTCCTCAAGGACTTCTCCAACGCGACTGCCCTTCGGCAAGCCTATGATGACATAAGGCTCATCGCCAGAAGACATGTCCAAGCAATGCGGGACGCGAAATCCGGGTCGGATCTCGGCCGGGTCATGGAAGCCTATGCGTTGGACTCTGTCTGGTCCGTCACCATAGGGGATGACACTGTCTCCAAGTCCTCTGCGGACATCACAGATGTTATGGCTGGCTACGGTGACATTGTCGGCGACCCCTCACACCTTTGGAGGCACTTTTTCCGCAACTTCTTCTCCTTCAAATCCTTTCAGGACCCGGATTATGTGGAGCGTAACGTCGGCGCACACATCAACCGCGTCTTGCATAAGCTGTTGAACCGCAACCTTACCAACCTTGACCCGGAGACCCTTTTTTGCAACGGCCGAAAGAGTAACTTTCTACGAAACACCTCGAGGGAATCCGGAGGCACTTCGGAGATCCCTGTCACTCAGGATGTTCTTGCACAAGCACGTCAGGTCTTCTCGCTCGGCCACGAAGCCCCTACCCTGCTCCTGGTGTGGGCCATTTACGAGCTCAGCCTCCACCCGGACGTGATCACCAAGCTGCGACGGGAGATACTGCAGAACATGcccgacagcggcgaccTGGACTTTGAGACCCTTCGCACCATGTCGTATCTCGACGCAGTGACCTCGGAGCTGCTTCGGGTGCACCCTCCCATCTCGACCACTTCTCGTATCGTCACGGAGCCTATCCCGGTTCAGACGCGGACCAACGATACCGCCGTCATCCCCGCTGGCGCACACCTGTTTGCCTCTatccatcttcttcatcacgATAAGCTGGTGTGGGGTGATAACGCTGACGAGTTTGTCCCGGAGAGGTGGGAAGGCCTCCGCGCAAGTGCTGCGGAAAGCCGCTGCGAGTACATGCCCTTTTTGACTGGGCCAAGGGGCTGCCCCAGCTCCAACTTTGTCATGATTCAAATGAAGACGATGCTCGTTGAACTGCTCACCCAGGTCGACATTGAGCTTCCCAACTCGGCTGGGCTGGAGAAGTGCATCGGGGGTGTCGTGAAGCCGAGTAGGCCAGTGGAGTATAACCTGAAGGAGCTCTGCATTTAG